GCGCGTGGCGCCGGAAAGCTCCGTTCCCGATGATCTGGTGATGGGCTCTTCCAGCGTAACGACGAACAATCCTTCGAGGGATTTCGTCTTCGACTTCACCGGGTGATCAAAGGTGAGATCGAGACCATCTAAGAAGTCAGTGATGGCCATATTCTTGCCGTGCGATCCCCAATTCATGGCGCTGACCTGCGTGGTATTGGAGACTACGGCCGAAGCGCCTTCCCCTGATTGCGCCAGACAGAGCAGTAGTTCGAACAACATGGCGTTGCTGAAGACGAGAGGGCGTATTTCGGGGTAGATGTTCGCCTGGGTGTAACTGCTATTCCGTAGATGGATGCGTGCCAGCGGTACGCAAGTTCGAAGATCAGCAGCGACTATCGGGTTTTCATTGCTGATGACTTTAGCCAACGCCTGATTGCTAGCAGCGGTTAATTGACGGTTGGCCTTGAATTCCAGTAAGTTGCGTAAGGGACATGTTGGAGCCGGAATATCCGGTTCTTCTTTACGTACCAGGATGATGTATTGCTCACAGATCGTACTCGGCATACAACCATCTTGCGTGCCGCAATCCTGGACCAACGCTGGAACTGGGTTTTTCGGACACTCGAGATACGCCAGTCCAATCCACACATCCCCATTCTCAACAATCTCTCCTGTTGCTCGGCCATCGTCAGCAGTAATTCGAGTAGGATCGATGGGCTGTGTGACAGCAGGCACTATAATTTCACGACCCAGGGGGTCGATCGCTACACCTGGATGAATTACGACCTTGTTGGGATTGCTCGTGTCTACCTTCACGTCTAAGCCACTCAAGACGCCATATCCCAAGGCCAGTCGATTGAGCAGCCAGCGTTTACGATTGAAGTAATCTTGCTCCATCTCAAAGTGGCACTCCTCCATCAGCTTGCCGAAGAAGTACTTATTCCGAGCTGGTGTTTTTAGAATCCTCAGATTCGTGCCGTTCCCACCAAAGCAATCATTCATGGCATGGTCCTCCTGTTATCCCTGTACGCTGCCCTTCTCGTGAGTCGTAGTCTGGCCAGGCGCCCGACTCGCTGCCAGCCACAGATAGTACCGTCTCCTGGCCCAAAGGTTTTTTCTCGCCCAACGTCCATTCCTCGGTCGGTCTACCGACGATGCCATCAATGCCGATACGGGCTTGAACCCCGATACGGTAGCGCGGCTTGATCTCGCAAATTTGATAATCGGTGTGGGCGGGTTTTTCACGATCTAATACTTCCTTCGTGCGCATCAAGGCACTACATTGGTTCTGTCCGTTTTTATAGATCCAAACGCAGAAGAGGTAGGCAGCATCCTCCGCAAGCAGCTTGTTGGCGCCGCCAACCATTCCTGCAGGCGGCAGGGCGGTGTCAAATCCGAGGCAGGATGAATCGCCCAGCGACCAATTCTTGTACAAGCGTCCAGGTTCCTCGATCCAGACGTCTACGCCAGCGTATAGCTTTATCAAGCTGCGCAGCCCTACTTTCGTGCCACGCATGCCATAACGGCAAAACGAGGTTGCGATCGCACGCCGGGTTTTACTCTCAGACCATGTTTCGTCCAGGTCAAAGGCCGACCAACTTGCCAGCCAGGGCAACCAGTTACGCGATTGCTGGGTGGCGTCTTGATATTGTTGCCAGCCGATTAGCCAGGATGCCCATTCGATCGGGGCGGCAAACGGATCGAACAGCAAAGGCATATCGATGGTTTGCTGCTCGACACTTCCGAGTGTGCTTTCAAACAATGCCAGGATCTGATTCAGTAACTTGCGTCCATCTCCATCTTCTTGGTATAGGGCGGGTAAATAATGCGCATACGTGCTGGTTGGGTAGCTAATCTGCATCTGCGTGATCGTGGGCGATGTCTGGCCATTCCCCTGCAAGCATCCGCCTATCCACAGGTAGCGTGCCGGGGGATTGCGGAAAAGTCCCTCCAGTCGATTGGCGGGCAAACTCTTCCAGCCATCACTCGCAGTGAATGGCGATTCAGGATCGAGCGTAGGGGGATCGTTCCAATTGCTGACGTAGGAGAAGAACTGCACGTTCGTCTCGGTAGGCAGTGGGTAGGCCGAGGTGCGCAGCCGGCGCCACGCTGTATTGATGGTTCCATCACGGCTTTCGAACGGACCGGTCAGGAAAGTTCCCTCGCGCACGAAAGCTTTATTGGCGCACAAGCGGATCGTAGAGGCATTGCTACCCGGATATAGCAGCAAACTGCCGTCGCAAAGCAAACCCAGCGCAGCTACGGGTCCTTTATAGCCCGACGCCGGCCCAACGAGATTGCCCTGTAAATCGAACTGCAGAAGTTCGCCATCCTTGGCGTTGTTTCCAATGAAGAGCGCAGAGCCGATAGCGACGATTCCCACCGGCTGGATGTTGGCAGGCAGGATCCAGCGGCTTCGTAGATTGCCTGTGAGGTCCAGGATCAGAACTTCATGCAAGCCGATGTCCAGCAAACAGAGATGTTCTATATCGTCGAGTTCGGTGATTGTGATGTTAGATGGTTGGCTGAGTGCTATTTGTGTGCCGGCATTAACCCCGAATGCAGTCAGCTCGTTACCGTCGTTGTGGAATTTGCGCAGTCGTGGGCCGCCTCGTTCAATGACATACACGTCACCCGAATGATCGATTGCGAGGTCCCAGGGTTCATCGAATGCGGGAGGCTGCCCCCAGTCTGCCCGAACATCGCCAGTACGCAAATCGACGACCTGGATGCGGTCATTGCCACTGTCGGCTACGTAAAGCAGCCCGTCCCGGCTCATACGCAGGCCGCGAGGGGACTGCAATTGGCCTACGCCAACACCCCGTCCCGTGAAGCAGGCTAGTGGCTGGCTAATTCCCGAGCAGGTGTTCAATCTGAAAACGCGGTGCGTTTCTGGATCGCTGAAGTAAATGAAGTCTACGCCGTCGCCGGTTACGCCCGCGGGCTCTGCTGCCTGCGTAATTGGAGCTCCGACTTGACCGAATACCTCGACCACCTTTGCGAGACGCGCAAGCGTAATGTTTCCGCAGGAGTCGACCGTCAGGCCGTGCCACTTAAAATTCTGCCATCCCTCGGCCAGGTTGAGGTAGCGGTAATCCGACTGGTCAGCATTCATATCCAACCACCTCGATATCGTGCTTGCCGGGCGTCACCAGATACAAAGGACCGACACTCAGGTTCCCGCTTACAGTTCCGCCAGGATTGCTGAACAACGTCAGGCGGACTACGTAATCCACTCCCGGTACGTCGTCGATCACTTGTAGGATCTCGGAGCGGTAGACATCACGCCCAAATGGCCAACCTTCTCCATTCGGTCCACCTTCAAGCGGATCCATAAATTGGTCCAACGCGGCGATGATTGCCGTCCGCAGTTTATTGCGATCGACGCCCTCGCAGGGTTGGACCTCCGCCCGCACGCGAACTTCGACGTATCTGGGACCGACGACCTTAATCT
Above is a genomic segment from Anaerolineales bacterium containing:
- a CDS encoding phage tail protein, which translates into the protein MNADQSDYRYLNLAEGWQNFKWHGLTVDSCGNITLARLAKVVEVFGQVGAPITQAAEPAGVTGDGVDFIYFSDPETHRVFRLNTCSGISQPLACFTGRGVGVGQLQSPRGLRMSRDGLLYVADSGNDRIQVVDLRTGDVRADWGQPPAFDEPWDLAIDHSGDVYVIERGGPRLRKFHNDGNELTAFGVNAGTQIALSQPSNITITELDDIEHLCLLDIGLHEVLILDLTGNLRSRWILPANIQPVGIVAIGSALFIGNNAKDGELLQFDLQGNLVGPASGYKGPVAALGLLCDGSLLLYPGSNASTIRLCANKAFVREGTFLTGPFESRDGTINTAWRRLRTSAYPLPTETNVQFFSYVSNWNDPPTLDPESPFTASDGWKSLPANRLEGLFRNPPARYLWIGGCLQGNGQTSPTITQMQISYPTSTYAHYLPALYQEDGDGRKLLNQILALFESTLGSVEQQTIDMPLLFDPFAAPIEWASWLIGWQQYQDATQQSRNWLPWLASWSAFDLDETWSESKTRRAIATSFCRYGMRGTKVGLRSLIKLYAGVDVWIEEPGRLYKNWSLGDSSCLGFDTALPPAGMVGGANKLLAEDAAYLFCVWIYKNGQNQCSALMRTKEVLDREKPAHTDYQICEIKPRYRIGVQARIGIDGIVGRPTEEWTLGEKKPLGQETVLSVAGSESGAWPDYDSREGQRTGITGGPCHE